A single Metarhizium brunneum chromosome 5, complete sequence DNA region contains:
- the TEL1 gene encoding Serine/threonine-protein kinase TEL1, which translates to MSSSHMSTVMSLTSDVKSGSIKACDKAVDELISLLNPRNRTVNLADLGDKSYHQIFEALFNVVIRDRPALYDKRKKESARKVAAARLTKCASAIRMTAARGAPKLGRKTLLALIDHITQVLPDPDGDFVAPLIQDYVKALSEVLSRQPHVEFLARQDAKPWEACVDFLLDIVAYIIPSEAHSSLISVARPSPAPDASTPRSTMRSNNSNQGQKRAGLAEGEPLRDALEGLQYLSQASNAPIGRRGRNVTELAIRVLNMRHLSLGSMQAMCFSICNTIFARTQAEDLEYGLSLVKKLLPLMSYWWRAEKVSQDELIKGLRSEISKTIYLAHPHIEHVSSKWNEEIRNDIENLVDPLWQEYSKRGEPFRLQLHDLTFNQSALPSSTMHLSLFGIRNHNSEGEGHWALVQNLSFLESILLTRGGISARDTAGNSEQPRKRQRTRECLSRLRLKLRSRDVGTQRTALQLLPFLVEGFGIAGEDLTSILDDLVTYVSNKDPITASWALVASASCASLPRMSELDGDQWKQLWHLAVRSVSIPTTCRAACLLLHRIIEKDLLPYNTISEDIDGIVTTADVNGPGLVCDTSLALMLHLLHARNARLPSASQATSNHIIRWVFLKWNPNESAFASSVSVLIQPLDLVNLLRVCCGVQPLRWNEIAASLGTSLGATWRTQHEMAGFNDYLLLLKRGEPSYDIQPCIYRSDSGRQLQPAADSHSFYPSKKLAFELFSPKFDDLVELCSTWLKKPSDGGTQISLDRFQSLLSACIVGSLLLPQFADLNTPQSTSMESNLVDLAERSLVVALDSVEPEAFVDATLRVLRPCMPGMTTADLNRSHSHHSSFLHILTTISRVLDQRQSSTAVGTSLGLMDLDDEFDSQSSRATSASNPMPVPRQNVQLSTSPRVFHVETRMRLGLLRAIHDDSSQIGLLPEAWIDDLLLMSDDDLLCCQALLLEISNSDLVVGSESAYNIIQRLGSIISTSDYQCCEVALTTCIDVLDGLHNIWLNDNQDLAEGVGDLYNYFIKVCLPSNFFSAKAQMSMARLLFSLLSANPAYGTNLGLASCRTSLLNILSTGSMQVKCFVADRIAGIFDLFILMLHDEIFVDVLASLPTNPADTSGIAFRLLALSKLACRWPTLLRRCIYHIFETPGKISQSIDYAKWCLADISSTLELKSPKDLFRLFSRQLLYTWMEHDSINDIPFAIFGFKDLEDLLRSAQAEAIALAVMRTQESTSAALANLLGMTEGDLIKRNFSTALSYSMAYGDAFSETRNEKGEDYIRKKMGGKGYMEAIYINLVDTIATFFDLIDQEDNLEKIFRKHEDICYAADNLEAIKKLACSSSKLPPNQQPMFRAKYIIHDIFRLCQGTEFQFQDLWTPSLVLSVTRSLFNTVHPALGPLHACSVLRKVRLVICLAGPVALESYCLEMLLNSVRGFIVDAECADDALGLTQYLLTGGREYLTQKPSFLAGYALSTLASLRVFLESSQSSTTQESQFKATMNKTQKFHDWFSKYLSDYVSPSFQDDEQCNLFKSITYSAARIRSSGNAEKGTSESKLLLDILRDGATGSRLLNESSRELALKLLCGDFTIPATIREDIVETDAAAIEQASSVWKSCEAQDLSKNYLSWAGRVVGRSFAASGDIPEDVLKESGVSFYGHVAPSPNGSEMGLLYLLQDLTADQNSMMAGLAEAALRKAVSQAIEDEDEPLVVACQRSLSESLFTASQWGSFCSPDMKATQDSKLDGGQSIWEDSISSPSWLRRISTHLVSIVSDSILLSVLTPVLTEVPGFTEKAFPFIVHLVLCFQIEQQQAAKRQLSSAMKEWLRDDRPTATQNLKLLINTILYLRTQEYPKESSIADRMHWLDIDYAAATASASRCGMHKTALLFAELASSEVSRPSRRSSAHREHDINDVLLNIFENIDDPDTYYGLPEDASLSKVVARVEYENEGSKSLAFRGAQYDSHIRLRRREAETDGQALVKALGTLGLSGLAHSILQTQESLGVSNPSVDNTFTTARRLQMWNLPTPGNSEHHAVILYQAYQSIHNSTVLSDVQTAIYEGFGGIMKNIANCNLNATALRGRLAALAALTELDDVLNIADPSEVPSMITKFKNRSEWMRSGMYGDVGQVLSCRETSVSMVCQHISLLKHAKMSADVLRQMQVESMILSSGIYRYHQATQESLNIATALSDMIPLCENLNLHVDAAIKIEVANSLWDHGEMGTSIRMLQAIDKESSLPKQSIRVNRSDLLSKIGHKVSLARLENPHDIQKTYLGPALKELKREGSSEAGSVYHQFATFCDEQLQDPDGLEDLARLQNLRAAKNDEVKDLKALIDSTKESQLKAKYAHVLSKEKQWLELDEKELKRVEQTRSEFVQLSLENYLLSLISSDDYDNDALRFTALWLERSAEESTNKAVMKHLSLVPTRKFAPLMNQLTSRLQSQEGTFQKLLFELIYTICIDHPYHGMYQIWSGTKARAQQKDDVAVQRVRATEKVAQKLSANKSVANIWLSIDKTSKYYHGLAMERNPNKYKSGAKIPLKDSAAGQYLVSYLARYRIPPPTLHIEVSVTKDYSNVPFISKLEPTMTIASGVSAPKIITAVGTNGIRYKQLVKGGHDDLRQDAIMEQVFAAVSSLLKLHRSTQQRNLGIRTYKVLPLTASSGLIEFVPNTIPLHEFLMPAHERYYPRDLKGSQCRKEIFNVQNRTTETRLSTYRKVTDRFHPVMRYFFMEYFVDPDEWFVRRLAYTRSTAAISMLGHVLGLGDRHGHNILLDSRTGEAVHIDLGVAFEAGRILPVPELVPFRLTRDIVDGMGITKTEGVFRRCCEFTLDALREEQYSIMTILDVLRYDPLYTWSISPLRLAKLQKARDEEGGGEEPEPSDTAEAKKAKKQNGRTNEPSEADRALEVVRKKLSKTLSVTATVNDLINMATDERNLAVLYSGWAAYA; encoded by the exons ATGTCTTCGTCACATATGTCTACGGTTATGAGCCTGACCA GCGACGTCAAGTCGGGGTCTATCAAGGCTTGTGACAAGGCTGTAGATG AGTTGATTTCTTTATTGAATCCCAGGAATCGGACTGTTAATCT TGCCGATCTAGGTGACAAGAGCTATCATCAAATATTCGAGGCCCTATTTAATGTTGTGATCCGCGACAGGCCCGCCTTGTATGacaaaaggaagaaagagtCTGCTCGCAAGGTAGCCGCTGCCCGCCTGACCAAGTGTGCTTCGGCCATCCGCATGACCGCTGCTAGAGGTGCCCCCAAACTAGGACGCAAAACCCTGTTAGCTCTTATAGACCACATCACACAAGTTCTGCCGGATCCAGATGGTGATTTTGTTGCACCCCTGATACAAGATTATGTCAAGGCCTTGTCCGAGGTGCTCTCACGCCAGCCGCATGTTGAGTTCCTGGCCAGGCAAGATGCGAAGCCCTGGGAAGCTTGTGTTGACTTTCTACTTGATATAGTCGCCTATATTATTCCTAGTGAAGCTCACAGTAGTTTGATATCTGTGGCACGCCCCTCTCCTGCTCCAGATGCCTCGACACCACGCTCCACCATGCGATCTAATAATTCGAATCAAGGCCAAAAGCGAGCAGGCCTTGCTGAGGGCGAGCCGCTCAGAGATGCTCTTGAAGGCCTCCAGTACTTGAGTCAAGCATCAAATGCACCCAtaggacggcgaggaagaaacgtTACGGAACTGGCCATTCGCGTCCTTAACATGAGGCACCTTAGTCTTGGATCTATGCAAGCAATGTGTTTCTCAATTTGCAATACAATATTTGCACGGACTCAAGCTGAAGATCTTGAATACGGACTTTCTTTAGTGAAGAAACTTCTACCATTGATGAGCTATTGGTGGAGGGCCGAGAAGGTGTCCCAAGACGAGCTCATAAAGGGTTTGCGAAGTGAGATTTCCAAGACAATTTACCTGGCTCATCCACATATTGAGCATGTATCCAGCAAATGGAACGAGGAGATTCGAAATGACATTGAGAACCTTGTGGATCCCCTATGGCAAGAATACTCTAAAAGAGGTGAACCGTTTCGGCTCCAGCTGCACGATCTTACTTTCAACCAGTCGGCCCTGCCAAGTAGCACAATgcacttgagcttgtttGGAATACGAAACCATAATTCCGAAGGAGAAGGCCACTGGGCACTTGTGCAGAATCTTTCATTCCTAGAGAGTATTCTCTTGACGCGCGGCGGCATTTCGGCGAGGGATACTGCGGGGAACAGCGAGCAACCACGAAAGCGACAACGGACTCGGGAATGCCTGAGCCGCCTGAGACTGAAGCTCAGATCAAGAGACGTGGGGACTCAAAGAACTGCACTTCAGTTATTGCCTTTTCTGGTCGAAGGTTTCGGCATTGCAGGCGAAGATCTCACCTCGATCCTAGACGATCTAGTCACATATGTCTCCAACAAAGATCCAATTACAGCATCATGGGCCTTGGTCGCATCAGCCAG CTGTGCATCGTTGCCTCGGATGAGTGAATTGGATGGAGACCAATGGAAACAGCTCTGGCATTTGGCTGTGAGATCGGTTAGCATCCCCACAACATGCCGGGCGGCCTGTTTGCTTCTGCACCGAATCATTGAAAAGGATTTACTTCCATACAATACTATTTCAGAGGATATAGACGGTATCGTCACAACGGCTGATGTAAATGGGCCTGGCCTGGTTTGTGATACCTCACTTGCCCTAATGCTTCACCTCTTACATGCTCGGAATGCACGACTGCCCAGTGCGAGTCAGGCAACATCTAATCATATAATAAGATGGGTGTTTCTAAAATGGAATCCAA ACGAGTCAGCCTTTGCGTCCTCCGTCTCGGTTCTCATCCAGCCTCTGGACCTCGTTAACCTGCTTCGAGTATGTTGCGGCGTCCAACCATTGCGCTGGAATGAAATAGCCGCTAGTTTAGGGACGTCTCTGGGGGCTACGTGGAGAACGCAACACGAAATGGCGGGATTTAATGATTATTTACTGTTATTGAAGCGTGGAGAACCAAGCTACGACATCCAGCCATGCATCTACCGTTCGGACTCCGGCCGACAGCTTCAACCTGCAGCAGATTCGCACAGTTTCTACCCGTCTAAGAAGCTTGCATTTGAGCTCTTCTCTCCGAAATTCGATGATCTGGTCGAACTGTGCAGTACATGGTTGAAGAAGCCCAGCGATGGGGGGACTCAGATTTCTTTAGATCGATTCCAGAGCTTATTATCTGCCTGCATCGTTGGGTCGCTTCTGCTCCCCCAGTTTGCTGACTTGAACACGCCCCAATCAACCTCAATGGAATCCAACCTTGTCGATCTAGCGGAGCGAAGCCTGGTAGTCGCATTAGACTCTGTCGAACCGGAGGCCTTTGTGGATGCTACCTTGCGAGTGTTACGGCCCTGTATGCCCGGTATGACAACTGCTGATTTGAACAGATCGCATTCACACCACTCCTCCTTTCTCCATATTTTAACAACTATTTCAAGAGTACTTGATCAGAGGCAGTCCAGCACAGCTGTCGGTACAAGCTTGGGTCTGAtggacctcgacgacgaATTTGACTCGCAGAGCAGCAGGGCCACGTCTGCTTCGAACCCTATGCCTGTACCGAGGCAAAATGTTCAGTTGTCTACAAGCCCACGAGTATTCCACGTGGAGACAAGAATGCGACTAGGGCTGCTTCGTGCCATCCATGATGACTCTAGTCAGATTGGTCTGCTTCCCGAAGCGTGGATTGACGATTTGCTGCTGATGTCTGACGATGACCTATTGTGTTGTCAGGCTCTACTGTTGGAAATTTCCAACTCTGATTTAGTTGTGGGCTCAGAAAGTGCATACAATATTATTCAAAGACTAGGATCAATTATCTCTACGTCTGACTACCAATGCTGCGAGGTGGCACTTACGACGTGCATAGATGTCCTTGATGGACTGCATAATATCTGGTTGAATGATAATCAAGATCTTGCGGAAGGCGTCGGTGATTTATACAACTATTTTATCAAGGTGTGCCTACCTTCTAATTTCTTTTCTGCCAAGGCTCAAATGTCAATGGCGCGTTTGCTTTTCTCATTGCTCAGCGCAAATCCGGCGTATGGCACCAACTTAGGTCTGGCTTCATGTCGTACATCATTACTCAACATTCTTAGCACTGGTTCGATGCAAGTGAAGTGCTTCGTGGCTGACAGGATTGCTGGAATATTTGATTTGTTTATATTGATGCTTCATGATGAAATATTCGTCGATGTTCTCGCAAGCTTGCCAACCAATCCTGCAGACACGTCCGGTATTGCCTTCAGGCTTCTTGCTTTATCCAAGTTGGCCTGCAGATGGCCGACTTTACTGCGGCGATGCATATATCACATATTCGAGACTCCAGGGAAGATTTCGCAGTCTATTGATTATGCAAAGTGGTGTCTTGCCGATATATCAAGTACGCTCGAGTTGAAATCACCGAAAGACCTTTTCCGACTATTCTCGCGTCAGTTGCTCTACACCTGGATGGAACATGATTCCATTAACGACATTCCCTTTGCTATATTCGGGTTTAAAGATTTGGAAGATCTCTTGCGATCTGCCCAGGCAGAGGCTATTGCGTTGGCGGTGATGCGAACTCAGGAGTCAACAAGTGCTGCCTTGGCTAATTTACTCGGAATGACTGAAGGAGATTTGATCAAGCGAAACTTTTCCACCGCCTTGTCGTATAGCATGGCCTATGGAGATGCCTTCAGCGAGACCCGTAATGAGAAGGGCGAAGACTACATTCGAAAAAAGATGGGAGGTAAAGGCTACATGGAAGCAATATACATCAATCTTGTTGATACTATTGCAACATTTTTCGATCTAATTGACCAAGAGGATAATCTGGAAAAGATTTTTCGAAAACACGAAGATATCTGCTATGCGGCAGACAATCTGGAAGCGATCAAGAAGCTGGCTTGCTCGTCCAGTAAGCTTCCACCGAATCAGCAGCCCATGTTTCGAGCCAAATATATTATTCACGATATTTTCAGGCTTTGCCAAGGCACGGAGTTTCAATTTCAAGACCTGTGGACGCCTTCGTTGGTTCTGTCAGTGACAAGAAGCTTATTCAACACTGTCCACCCAGCCTTGGGCCCCCTCCACGCTTGCTCTGTTCTTCGAAAAGTCAGGCTGGTCATTTGTCTGGCAGGCCCAGTGGCGCTGGAATCATATTGCCTCGAAATGTTACTCAACTCAGTTCGCGGTTTCATAGTCGATGCAGAatgcgccgacgacgccctgGGTTTGACCCAATATCTTTTGACTGGGGGGCGAGAATATCTGACCCAGAAACCGTCCTTCCTCGCGGGATATGCTTTATCTACTCTTGCTTCTCTACGAGTTTTTCTCGAGTCAAGCCAGTCCAGCACAACCCAAGAGAGCCAGTTCAAAGCCACAATGAATAAGACGCAAAAGTTCCACGATTGGTTCAGTAAATACTTGTCTGACTACGTTTCACCTTCCTTTCAAGATGACGAACAATGTAATTTATTCAAATCGATAACTTACTCCGCAGCCCGCATCAGATCGTCCGGCAACGCCGAGAAAGGTACATCAGAGAGTAAACTACTTCTTGATATTCTGAGAGATGGTGCCACTGGAAGTCGCTTGCTAAATGAATCATCGCGCGAGCTTGCGTTAAAGCTGCTTTGCGGAGACTTCACGATACCAGCCACAATTCGAGAAGATATTGTCGAAACTGATGCTGCTGCAATTGAGCAGGCGTCAAGTGTGTGGAAAAGCTGTGAAGCGCAAGATCTTAGCAAAAATTACCTGTCTTGGGCAGGACGTGTCGTTGGCCGCTCGTTTGCTGCATCCGGAGATATCCCAGAAGATGTGCTTAAAGAATCCGGCGTAAGCTTTTACGGTCACGTTGCTCCAAGCCCCAACGGATCAGAGATGGGGCTACTATATCTCCTGCAAGATCTTACAGCAGACCAAAATTCAATGATGGCTGGGTTAGCAGAGGCAGCACTACGGAAGGCAGTCTCGCAAGCGAtagaagatgaggatgaacCTTTGGTTGTCGCATGCCAAAGAAGCTTATCTGAGAGCCTTTTCACAGCCTCACAATGGGGTAGCTTCTGTTCTCCAGATATGAAGGCTACACAGGACTCGAAATTAGACGGCGGGCAATCCATCTGGGAAGACAGTATTTCATCTCCAAGCTGGTTGCGAAGGATCAGCACTCATTTGGTTTCGATTGTTTCGGATTCAATATTGCTATCGGTTTTGACACCAGTCTTAACCGAAGTACCTGGGTTTACCGAAAAAGCGTTCCCTTTTATTGTGCATCTAGTTTTGTGCTTCCAAATTGAACAACAGCAGGCGGCCAAACGGCAATTGTCATCGGCAATGAAGGAGTGGCTACGAGACGATAGGCCAACGGCAACACAGAACCTGAAGTTGCTGATTAACACCATCCTTTATCTCCGCACTCAGGAGTATCCCAAGGAGTCGTCTATTGCAGATCGAATGCACTGGCTCGATATTGATTATGCAGCGGCAACCGCTTCTGCGTCTCGATGTGGCATGCACAAGACGGCTCTGCTCTTTGCGGAATTGGCCTCCTCCGAGGTTTCACGACCATCTCGGAGATCTTCGGCGCACCGAGAACACGACATTAACGACGTGCTGCTGAACATATTTGAAAATATCGATGATCCCGATACGTACTACGGTCTACCGGAAGATGCAAGCTTGTCAAAGGTTGTTGCTCGAGTGGAATATGAAAATGAAGGGTCAAAGAGCCTTGCCTTTCGAGGTGCGCAATACGATAGCCATATTCGCCTGCGGCGTCGAGAGGCAGAAACAGATGGTCAAGCTCTCGTTAAAGCACTGGGAACGTTGGGGCTCTCTGGCTTAGCTCACTCGATACTTCAAACACAGGAAAGCCTTGGGGTGAGCAATCCATCTGTTGACAATACTTTCACCACAGCAAGGCGATTGCAGATGTGGAACTTACCTACGCCGGGAAATAGTGAACACCACGCTGTAATTCTATATCAAGCGTACCAAAGCATTCACAATTCCACGGTCTTGTCAGATGTTCAAACCGCTATTTATGAAGGCTTCGGTGGTATTATGAAAAACATCGCGAATTGCAACCTCAATGCAACGGCTCTTAGGGGCCGTCTGGCCGCATTAGCAGCTCTCACGGAACTAGATGACGTGCTAAATATCGCAGACCCGTCCGAGGTTCCCAGCATGATAACAAAGTTCAAGAACCGCTCCGAATGGATGCGAAGTGGAAT GTATGGCGATGTTGGTCAAGTTCTATCTTGCAGAGAGACATCAGTCAGTATGGTTTGCCAGCATATCAGCTTGTTAAAACATGCCAAGATGTCAGCAGATGTACTGCGGCAAATGCAAGTGGAATCAATGATTTTGTCATCTGGAATCTATCGATACCACCAAGCAACTCAGGAGTCCCTGAATATTGCAACTGCACTCTCTGATATGATTCCATTGTGCGAAAATTTGAATTTGCACGTTGATGCCGCCATCAAAATTGAGGTCGCCAATTCGCTATGGGATCACGGTGAAATGGGAACCTCAATTCGTATGCTACAAGCAATTGATAAGGAGTCATCGCTACCAAAACAGAGCATTCGGGTCAATAGGTCCGACCTCCTTTCCAAGATTGGACACAAAGTGTCCCTGGCTCGCCTGGAAAACCCTCACGACATTCAAAAAACTTACCTTGGTCCAGCGCTGAAGGAGTTGAAACGAGAAGGCAGCAGTGAGGCAGGGTCGGTCTATCATCAATTTGCTACCTTCTGCGATGAACAACTGCAGGACCCAGACGGGCTCGAGGACTTGGCAAGATTACAAAATTTGCGCGCAGCCAAGAATGATGAAGTCAAGGATCTCAAGGCTCTCATTGACTCGACCAAAGAAAGTCAACTAAAAGCCAAGTATGCACACGTCCTCTCCAAAGAGAAGCAGTGGCTAGAGCTTGATGAGAAGGAGCTGAAGCGAGTAGAGCAAACACGAAGTGAGTTTGTTCAGCTTAGCTTGGAAAATTATCTGCTCTCTCTTATCTCATCGGATGACTACGACAATGATGCGCTGCGTTTTACGGCATTGTGGCTAGAGAGGTCTGCTGAGGAATCAACAAATAAGGCCGTCATGAAGCATTTGTCCCTTGTCCCCACGAGAAAGTTTGCACCATTGATGAATCAGCTGACCTCTCGGCTTCAAAGTCAGGAGGGCACATTCCAAAAACTGCTCTTTGAGCTCATTTACACCATCTGTATTGACCATCCCTACCACGGGATGTATCAGATTTGGTCAGGAACGAAAGCTCGAGCTCAGCAGAAAGATGACGTGGCTGTGCAGAGAGTTAGAGCAACAGAGAAAGTTGCGCAAAAACTCTCTGCAAACAAGTCAGTCGCAAATATTTGGTTGTCAATTGATAAGACGAGCAAGTACTACCACGGCCTTGCAATGGAAAGAAACCCTAACAAGTACAAGTCTGGAGCCAAGATTCCGCTTAAGGATTCTGCAGCAGGGCAGTACCTGGTCAGTTACCTTGCACGATATCGTATTCCTCCCCCAACATTGCACATTGAGGTCTCAGTCACCAAGGACTACTCCAATGTTCCCTTCATATCTAAGCTGGAGCCCACAATGACAATTGCGTCGGGGGTCAGCGCACCAAAGATCATTACTGCTGTCGGCACCAATGGGATCAGGTATAAACAGCTGGTcaaaggcggccatgacgatcTGCGACAGGACGCAATCATGGAGCAAGTGTTTGCCGCCGTATCGTCTCTTTTGAAGCTGCACCGAAGCACGCAACAAAGAAACCTTGGCATCAGGACCTACAAAGTTTTGCCACTTACGGCATCATCTGGTCTTATCGAGTTCGTTCCAAACACGATTCCGTTGCATGAGTTTCTCATGCCAGCACATGAGAGATACTATCCGAGGGATCTCAAGGGTTCGCAGTGCCGTAAAGAGATTTTCAATGTGCAGAACAGAACAACTGAAACGCGCCTAAGCACGTATCGCAAAGTAACCGACAGATTTCATCCCGTAATGAGATATTTCTTCATGGAGTACTTTGTCGATCCGGATGAATGGTTCGTCCGAAGATTGGCGTATACACGGAGTACTGCAGCGATTTCTATGCTGGGCCACGTCCTTGGACTGGGTGACCGTCATGGCCACAACATTCTTCTAGATTCCCGGACTGGTGAGGCAGTGCACATTGATCTTGGTGTGGCCTTTGAGGCTGGTCGTATTCTCCCAGTGCCAGAGCTGGTCCCTTTCCGGCTGACTAGAGACATTGTAGACGGTATGGGAATCACCAAAACCGAAGGTGTTTTCAGGCGTTGCTGCGAATTCACACTTGATGCATTGCGAGAGGAGCAGTACTCAATCATGACGATTCTGGATGTCCTGCGATACGACCCTCTGTACACCTGGTCAATATCACCGCTCCGACTAGCCAAGCTCCAGAAAGCCAGAGACGAAGAGGGTGGCGGAGAGGAGCCGGAACCTAGTGACACAGCAGAGGCAAAGAAGGCGAAAAAGCAAAATGGCCGGACGAACGAGCCTTCTGAAGCAGATCGAGCACTCGAGGTTGTGAGGAAGAAGTTGTCAAAGACTCTCAGTGTAACGGCAACAGTCAATGACTTGATCAACATGGCTACAGACGAACGTAACTTGGCTGTATTGTACTCTG GATGGGCTGCGTATGCGTAA
- the M2A_2 gene encoding KP4 killer toxin: MVTTNAILAFAAALVGTSSALGINCRGSGLCTSNKGILGEALGQLRGMDQSQQFSDGQHITCVKSSVTIGNPSLCIFYQNTNGRRWTVAQTASFVQQLIDHGCAACGSVPTDPGNNVKNGQLTANMVTNAARRGLDMANKIAKREEAREETREPEPVTKADDSTAILARALGINCRGSSTCGVGGIGHSPAGTLEQVRDAVAAGPDGSWTNGQHIACVAHVTGRLCAFYQNIGGRSFNKQQSVTFLDQLRDHGCKNCGSIPTDPGNNVGNGQLTVNFVA, translated from the coding sequence ATGGTCACTACCAACGCAATTCTAGCCTTCGCTGCAGCTCTAGTGGGAACTTCGTCTGCCCTTGGAATCAACTGCCGGGGCAGCGGTCTCTGCACGAGTAACAAAGGCATCCTCGGCGAAGCCCTAGGCCAACTCCGGGGTATGGACCAGAGCCAGCAGTTCTCTGACGGTCAACACATCACCTGCGTCAAGTCCTCGGTCACCATCGGAAATCCTTCACTCTGCATCTTCTACCAAAATACCAACGGGCGAAGGTGGACAGTTGCCCAGACGGCCAGCTTTGTCCAGCAGCTCATTGACCACGGATGTGCTGCTTGCGGCAGCGTGCCTACCGATCCGGGAAACAACGTCAAGAACGGACAACTTACCGCTAACATGGTGACAAACGCCGCTCGTCGTGGcctggacatggccaacaaaATTGCCAAACGGGAAGAGGCTCGTGAGGAGACACGAGAACCCGAGCCTGTCACCAAGGCCGACGATTCGACTGCGATCCTTGCGCGCGCCCTTGGAATCAACTGCCGTGGTAGCTCAACCTGcggtgtcggcggcatcggccaCAGTCCCGCTGGCACGCTCGAGCAGGTTCGTGATGCTGTTGCCGCCGGTCCTGACGGGAGCTGGACCAACGGGCAGCATATTGCCTGTGTGGCACATGTCACGGGCCGGCTGTGCGCGTTTTATCAGAACATTGGAGGCCGGTCGTTCAACAAGCAGCAGAGTGTTACCTTTTTGGATCAACTGAGGGACCACGGGTGCAAAAACTGTGGCAGCATCCCTACAGATCCTGGTAacaatgttggcaatggaCAGCTGACTGTCAACTTTGTTGCTTAG